The DNA sequence TTCTGCGCCCGCCTCGCGCCTCCCGCCGAAAAGGTGGAGATACCTTACGAGAACACCCCCATGCCCGGCTATCTCTTCAAGCCCGACAGCTCCGGCGGCCCCTTCGCCACCGTCATCTTCAACAACGGCAGCGACGGCCCCACCGTTGCCATGTGGTCATCGGGGGTGGCGGCCGCGCTGGAGAGGGGGTATGCCGCCCTCATCTTCGACGGCCCCGGCCAGAACGCCATGCTGTGGCTGCACGACGTCCCCTTCCGGTTCGACTGGGAGAAAGTCATCACCCCGGTGGTGGACTTCCTGGCGGCCCGCCCCGACGTAGACCCCACGCGCATCGCCCTCTCCGGCATCAGCCAGGGCGGGTACTGGGTCCTGCGCGCCCTGGCCTTCGAGCACCGCATCGCCGCCGGCATCGCCGACCCGGGGGTGATGGACGTCTCCACGGCTGTCGCGGGCAGGTATCCCCCCGAGATGCTGCAAATGGTGGACGACGGCCGCAAAGAGGAATTCGACGCCATGATGACCGAAGGTCTCAAGTACATGGAACCCGCCACGCGTCAGATGGTGCAGTGGCGCATGAAGCCTTACGGCACGGAGAGCTTCTACGAGTGGATCACCATGTCCCGCCAGTTCCAGGCGCGGGATGTCATCGGACAGATAGAGTGCCCCATGTTCATCGCCGATCCCGATGACGAGCAGTTCTGGCCGGGGCAGCCCCAAGAGGTGTACGACGCCCTCACCTGCCCCAAGACCATCGTGCGCTTCACGCGCGAGGAGGGAGCCAACTGGCACTGCGAGCCCAAGGCGCGCAGCCTCTACGACCAGCGCTTGTTCGACTGGCTGGCGACGGTCATGCCCGCCTAGGCGTCACGCGGCCTCCTCGTCCGACCCGGCCCTGTCCGGCGGCTGCGAGAGCACCATGAGGGACCAGAAAGCGGAGCCCACCATGACCACCGCCCGCAGCGAGGTCACATATAGGGCGTAGGTGAAGGCCTCGAAGGTGAGTTGTTCCATCCGGCCCAGTGACGAGCTGGCCAGCGCCGTCCAGGCCAGTCCCGCGAAGACCAGGAAGGCCACCAGCGACAGCAGCAGGTTCATGATGAAGACGACCTTGAGGTCACCCCAGTCCTCCCGCGCCATCTCCAGCAGCCATTTTATCTCCAGAGTATGAAAGATCAGCAGGGCCAGGGTGGTGAAGGCCGTGATGATGATGAGAGCGGTACGCGAGGTCTCGTCGTCGCTGAGGCGGAAGCCCACCAGCAGGCAGCAGCCGTAGTAGAGGAAACAGGTGAAACCAGCCGCGAAGACCCACTTGGCGAAGTGGCGGAACTCGCCGATGTTCTCCAGGCGGCTTAGGGCGCTGCGGTAGGAGAAGACCAGGGCCACCAGCACCAGCCCGAGCAGGGTCGCGGAAGCATGGGCCAGCGAGTCGAACGCGGATTCCATCACGCTATCCTTTCCGTCCACATACGTTCCTCGCGCCGCCCGCTTTTCTTCCGTGCGGGCGGCCACAAGTCCACGTTCTATATCTTCGGTCTCCCGCCCTCTCTCCTGAACCTGAGCGGGTTCCTGCGTGTGGATTTCCAGACCGACCAGAGGCGCGTATGGGCCGAACGGACCTCGCCACCAGTGGGGCAGTGGCGTTTTGGCCGGGTCACGGCGGGTTTCAGGGCGGGCGTTTTGGGCATATATCAATGGACGGAGTAGAGCAGGCCCAGATGTCGAGGGAGGGCGAGATGGGCTCACGCAGATGGAAGTGGCTGGCCCTGGAGAACCTAGCGGTCGCGGCGGCGGCGAGGAGACTGGGCAAACGCGGCCTTACCTATCAGATAATACCGGTGGGGATGTTCGGCAGCAGGCCGGTGGACGAGCTCAACCGCGGCCTCGCACCGGAGGACGACGCCGCGCACCCCTACGAAGGCCGCTTCTACTGGGAGTGGTGGTATTTCGACGCCCAGTTCGACGACGGACACCGCTGCGTGCTCGAGTTGCAGTATCCCAACCTCACGAACATATTCGCCAGGGAATGCACCATGCTCTTCAACGTCTATACGCCTGACGGCCGGGACTTCAACAACATCATCCCCTTCCCGCTCTCCATGTGGAGGGCCTCGCAGGAGACATGCGACGTGGCCATAGGCGACAACATCATCCAGGGCTATGATCCGGAGTACCGCGTGAAGTTCTCCCACTCAGGCCTCGCCTGCGACCTCGTCTTCGAGAACCTTCTCCCTGGGTGGACGCGCGGCAGCGGCGAGATCATGTTCGGCATGCCGGAGAAGCAACAGGTGTTCGGGTGGGTGGTGGCGCAACCCCGGGCGCGGGTAAGCGGCACCCTCAGCGTCGACGGGGTCGAGCACCAGGTCACGGGACTCGGGTACCACGACCACAACTGGGGGAACGGCATCATCCCACGCTACCTGTCGCACTGGGTATGGGGGCGCCTCACCACCGACCGCCTGACCATGATCTTCGCCGACGTGGTGACCGCACGCTGGTGCGGGGACGTGCACATACCCATCGTCTTCCTGGCTCTGGACGACCGCATCGTCCTGGAGTCGTCGCAAGCCGAGTTCCAGGTGGGCGATTACGTGCCGGACAGCGCCGGGTTCCAGGTCTACCCGAGCCGGGTCGACTTGGAGTTCAGCGAGCGCGACGTGGCGGGGGAGTTCCACTTCAAGATCATCAAGGAACTTGAGATGGTCAACACCCTGGCCGAGAAGCTGCCCCCCCGGATCGTCAGCATGATCGGCAAGACCCTCGCCGGCCCCGCCTACTACCGCTTCCTCTCCGACTATGAAGGCTGGGTCGAGGTGGGAGGGGAGCGGCTGGAGCTGGCGGGTGAGACACACTGGGAGTATATGATCATCACCCTGCGCTGCGGCCAGATCCCCCGCCCCGGGCGCCGCCTGCCCAACTGAGCTGGCCGCGATGGCCGCTATTCGCCGCCGAACATGCGGGTGCGCGGGTAGACGTCCTCCCCCGACCTCACCTCGGTGACTCCCGTCTCCAGGCGGTCGACGCTGTGCCCGGGTGCCTCGTTCGCCTTCCCCCGGAACTGCGGCAGCCACTGCATCTGCGCCGCGAACATCTCGCCCACCAGGTTGCGGATCTCGTGGGGGGCCAGCACCGCGGCGGTGAGCGGGTCCATGAGGCAGGCGTGGTAGGCCGCCTCGTAGTCCCCGTTGATCGCGGCCTCAACCGCCAGCTCCTGTACCGAGACGTTGGAGCGGCAGAGGGCGGCACACACCGCGGGGAGGTCCCCCACCGCGATGGGGTAGAAGCCTCCGCCGTCAACGGTCACGGGCACCTCCACGCAGCAGCCTTCCGGCAGGTTGGCGATGAGCCCCCGGTTGAGCACGTTGCCGGCGAAACGGAAGGGGACCCCGGTGAGGCTGGCGTCCATGATCCCCGCGGTGAACTCCTCCGACCTCTCTCCCGCCAGGAAGGGCACGGTGACCTCACCCCGGGCCATGCCGGCCATCTCCTCCTGGTAGAACTCCTGCATGCCTACCTGGGCTTTGAGGTCGCCGGCCGTCTCTCCCATGAGCCAGGGTCCGCCGAAGAGGCGCTTGAGGTCCTCGCGGTGGCGGAAGTAAGGGACGTACTCGGAGGTGTGCCCCGGCAGCTCGGTGCAGAAATAACCCGTGGCCTTCATCATCTCGAAACGGTAGCGCTCGTGCATGATGGGGCCCTCCTTATCCAGCTTCTCCCACATGCGCGGGTAGAGGTCCTCTCCCGAGCGCTCGAAGCGCAGCAGCCAGGCCATGTGGTTGATGCCGGCCCATTTCAGCTCGCATTCCTCTTCCGGCACGCGCAGCCATTTGCACAGCAGGTCAGCAGTGTGTTGGGTGCCGTGACAGAGCCCCACGGAGCGCAGGCTGGGGAAGGCCTTCTGCAGCGCCCAGGTGCAGATGGCCATGGGGTTGGCGTGGTTGAGCAGGAGGGCATCCGGGCACAGCTCCTCCATGTCCCGGGCTATCTCCAGCAGCACGGGCACGTGGCGCAGGCCCCGGAAGACCCCGCCGGGGTTGAGGGTGTCCCCCACGCATACGTCCACCCCGTACTTGAGGGGTATCTCCACGTCCGCCCGGTAAGCGTCCAGTCCGCCGACCATGATGGTGCACACCACGAAATCGGCCCCGGTGAGGGCCTCACGCCGCGAGGTGGTGGCCGAGAAGGTGCAGCCCAGGCCGTTCTGCTCCTTCATATTGTCCATCACCTGCTTGACCAGGGCCAGGCGCTCGGCGTCCACGTCCATGAGCGCGATATGCGCAGCGGCAAGGGAGGGGTGGTTGACGATATCCTGGGTCAGGCGGCGGGCGAACTGCAGGCTACCCGCCCCCATCATGGCGATCTTGGCCATCGTGACCTCCTCGCAGTTCTGTCGCCTCTTCGGCGACGCTGTTCCACGCGGTATGTTCCTGCCTACTTGCGGGCCAGGAAGAAGGACCTTCCCTCGCCCATGGGCGGGCCCAGTTCCTTCAAGCCCGCATGGACAGAGACGTCGGCGAACCCGCCTTCCAACAATGCCCGCGTCACTTCCTCCTCTGAGTAAGCGGTCTGCAGCAGGGAGAGATCGCTGCGGCGCCAGGTACCCTCCTCGCGCTGGAACAGGGTCGTCTCCGCCCGCGCGATCTTGCTCGCTCTGTCGTAGGAAAACCTCATGATAAAGGCGTTGTCCTCTCCCACCTGGGCGTTGGAGCCCTTCCACCGCTTCAGCAGCCCCTCCTCCATGTTCAGGTCGAATAGGAACTGACTGCCAGGCTTGCAGGCATTGCAAGTGCTGCGGAAGCACCGCCACAAGCCCTCGAGGGTCATGATATGGTTCAGACTGTCGTAAACGGAGATGGCAGCGTCGTATTCCCGCGGCAACTCGAAGTCACGCGCATCGGCATGGATGAACTCACAACCCGGCGCGTTGCGCCGCGCGTATGCGAGCTGGCGCGCCGAGCCGTCGATGCCGGTGACCGCGAAACCTCTTTCCGCCAGCATCGCGGCCAGCTGGCCGGTGCCGCAGCATATATCGAGTA is a window from the Actinomycetota bacterium genome containing:
- a CDS encoding prolyl oligopeptidase family serine peptidase; the encoded protein is MAEDKKPRQFFMQHEQMDFEVQIVLGSCFYGSADAGEVLSTVERIEDGDFEGWFSLWCATAARLEAMARACAAAGNDVSARQAWLRAAGYYGVSLSAIDGTEDPSRRVPTWQKHIACFDEFCARLAPPAEKVEIPYENTPMPGYLFKPDSSGGPFATVIFNNGSDGPTVAMWSSGVAAALERGYAALIFDGPGQNAMLWLHDVPFRFDWEKVITPVVDFLAARPDVDPTRIALSGISQGGYWVLRALAFEHRIAAGIADPGVMDVSTAVAGRYPPEMLQMVDDGRKEEFDAMMTEGLKYMEPATRQMVQWRMKPYGTESFYEWITMSRQFQARDVIGQIECPMFIADPDDEQFWPGQPQEVYDALTCPKTIVRFTREEGANWHCEPKARSLYDQRLFDWLATVMPA
- a CDS encoding lipocalin-like domain-containing protein, whose protein sequence is MGSRRWKWLALENLAVAAAARRLGKRGLTYQIIPVGMFGSRPVDELNRGLAPEDDAAHPYEGRFYWEWWYFDAQFDDGHRCVLELQYPNLTNIFARECTMLFNVYTPDGRDFNNIIPFPLSMWRASQETCDVAIGDNIIQGYDPEYRVKFSHSGLACDLVFENLLPGWTRGSGEIMFGMPEKQQVFGWVVAQPRARVSGTLSVDGVEHQVTGLGYHDHNWGNGIIPRYLSHWVWGRLTTDRLTMIFADVVTARWCGDVHIPIVFLALDDRIVLESSQAEFQVGDYVPDSAGFQVYPSRVDLEFSERDVAGEFHFKIIKELEMVNTLAEKLPPRIVSMIGKTLAGPAYYRFLSDYEGWVEVGGERLELAGETHWEYMIITLRCGQIPRPGRRLPN
- the melA gene encoding alpha-galactosidase, with the protein product MAKIAMMGAGSLQFARRLTQDIVNHPSLAAAHIALMDVDAERLALVKQVMDNMKEQNGLGCTFSATTSRREALTGADFVVCTIMVGGLDAYRADVEIPLKYGVDVCVGDTLNPGGVFRGLRHVPVLLEIARDMEELCPDALLLNHANPMAICTWALQKAFPSLRSVGLCHGTQHTADLLCKWLRVPEEECELKWAGINHMAWLLRFERSGEDLYPRMWEKLDKEGPIMHERYRFEMMKATGYFCTELPGHTSEYVPYFRHREDLKRLFGGPWLMGETAGDLKAQVGMQEFYQEEMAGMARGEVTVPFLAGERSEEFTAGIMDASLTGVPFRFAGNVLNRGLIANLPEGCCVEVPVTVDGGGFYPIAVGDLPAVCAALCRSNVSVQELAVEAAINGDYEAAYHACLMDPLTAAVLAPHEIRNLVGEMFAAQMQWLPQFRGKANEAPGHSVDRLETGVTEVRSGEDVYPRTRMFGGE
- a CDS encoding class I SAM-dependent methyltransferase, encoding MTAGEDHASDYDDFAWFYNHYWGTITANPPMSDALDRLLFSHLPSGARILDICCGTGQLAAMLAERGFAVTGIDGSARQLAYARRNAPGCEFIHADARDFELPREYDAAISVYDSLNHIMTLEGLWRCFRSTCNACKPGSQFLFDLNMEEGLLKRWKGSNAQVGEDNAFIMRFSYDRASKIARAETTLFQREEGTWRRSDLSLLQTAYSEEEVTRALLEGGFADVSVHAGLKELGPPMGEGRSFFLARK